The genomic DNA ATTACCGCACTGTAAAAAGGAGGTTGAACATCAATGAAATATGTCGTTACCCTCAACGGAAAAGATTATGAGGTAGAAGTCTCTCAGGGATCTGCCGAGGTGTTATCAGTTTCAGCGGCAGGTACTGCTTCACTTGCTCCTGCAGCACCTGCTCCTGCGGTTACGCCCGTCGCAACACCTACACCTACACCTGTTGCGGCCCCCGCTCCTACCCCTGCCGCCTCGGCTGCTGGGAAAGCAGTAAGTGCCCCCATGCCCGGTACCGTTTTGAAGATGCTGGTCAAAAAGGGCGACAAGGTCACCGACGGTCAGGTATTGCTGGTGCTTGAGGCGATGAAGATGGAAAATGAAATCTTTGCTCCCTGCG from Oscillospiraceae bacterium MB24-C1 includes the following:
- a CDS encoding biotin/lipoyl-containing protein: MKYVVTLNGKDYEVEVSQGSAEVLSVSAAGTASLAPAAPAPAVTPVATPTPTPVAAPAPTPAASAAGKAVSAPMPGTVLKMLVKKGDKVTDGQVLLVLEAMKMENEIFAPCDGTVTSVTVNEGSSVNSGDAMVTIS